In one window of Eleutherodactylus coqui strain aEleCoq1 chromosome 10, aEleCoq1.hap1, whole genome shotgun sequence DNA:
- the BRCC3 gene encoding lys-63-specific deubiquitinase BRCC36, with protein MAVQAVHIEGDAFLVCVAHSLSTEREEVMGLCIGEVDTQRVVHIHSVIILRRSDKRKDRVEISPEQLSAATTEADRLSEITGRPMRVVGWYHSHPHITVWPSHVDVRTQAMYQMMDVGFVGLIFSCFIEDKNTKTGRILYTCFQSVQAQKSNEYERIEIPLHVVPHDTIRKVCLESAVELPKILCQEEQDAYRKIHSLGHLDSVTKIHNGSVFTKNLCGQMSAVSGPLLQWLEDRLQQNHQRAQELEQEKERLMQELQSLD; from the exons ATGGCGGTGCAGGCGGTCCACATCGAGGGAGATGCGTTCTtggtctgtgtggctcactcgctGAGCACAGAGCGGGAGGAGGTGATGGGCCTGTGTATAGGCGAG GTGGATACCCAGAGAGTTGTACACATTCATTCCGTGATCATCCTGCGGAGATCGGACAAGAGAAAGGATCGAGTGGAGATCTCACCTGAACAGCTGTCGGCGGCTACTACAGAAGCCGAT AGATTGTCTGAGATCACCGGACGTCCCATGAGGGTTGTTGGCTGGTATCACTCTCACCCACATATCACAGTGTGGCCGTCCCATGTCG ATGTGCGCACCCAGGCCATGTATCAGATGATGGATGTTGGCTTCGTGGGACTAATCTTCTCCTGCTTCATAGAAGACAAGAACACAAAG ACGGGACGTATTCTCTACACCTGCTTCCAGTCAGTCCAAGCACAGAAGAGCAATGA ATATGAAAGAATAGAAATACCACTTCACGTTGTCCCACATGACACTATTAGGAAGGTTTGCTTGGAATCAGCTGTGGAACTACCCAAAATTCTGtgccaggaggagcaggatgCTTACCGCAAAATACACAG TCTTGGACATTTAGATTCTGTTACCAAGATTCATAATGGTTCAG ttttcactaagAATCTATGTGGTCAAATGTCTGCAGTTAGTGGTCCACTTCTACAATGGCTGGAAGATCGTCTGCAGCAAAATCACCAACGTGCACAGGAGTTAGAACAAGAGAAGGAGAGATTAATGCAGGAATTACAGAGCCTGGACTGA
- the CMC4 gene encoding cx9C motif-containing protein 4: MPQSKDPCQKAACAIQKCLQLNSYKESSCEREIAAMRMCCSKLVAGRSVCCSGFRDQRDAEESVEGSSSNTAFSAS; this comes from the exons ATGCCTCAGAGTAAAGATCCATGTCAGAAGGCAGCATGTGCCATCCAGAAGTGCCTGCAGC taaacagttaTAAAGAGAGCAGCTGCGAGCGGGAGATAGCGGCCATGCGGATGTGTTGTTCTAAGCTGGTAGCGGGGCGATCGGTCTGCTGCTCGGGCTTCCGTGACCAGCGAGAtgctgaagaaagtgtggaaggATCATCGAGCAACACTGCATTCAGTGCAAGCTAA